The genomic DNA AATAATTACGACACGTGTAGCAATCGCAATTTTCATCCAGAGGTCTGAAATCCTTCGTAAATTTCGCATTTCGTACGACGAGTCTTCCCTCACTCGTCATACAAGTCCCGTTCCTCGCAATTCTTGTCGGCAGTACGCAGTCAAACATATCGATGCCTCGGATTGCACCATCAATCAACGAGTCAGGTGAGCCGACGCCCATCAAGTAACGAGGTTTGTTCTCAGGGAGCCATGGTGTTGTGAATTCGAGCACACGGTTCATGACATCCTTCGGTTCACCGACCGACAGACCTCCTACCGCGTAGCCAGGAAAATCAAGCGAGACAAGATCCTGAGCACTCTGTTTACGTAGCTCTTCATATTCTCCACCTTGGACGATCCCGAATAACCCTTGATCCTCTGGTCGTGCATGGGCTTTCAAGCACCGTTCTGCCCAACGGCTTGTCCGCTCAACAGATTGCCTCATATACGAATACTCCGCTGGATAAGGAGGACATTCATCAAATGCCATCATGATGTCGGAACCGAGGGCATTTTGAATTTCCATCGCTCCTTCAGGAGTGAGGAACAATTTTTCACCACTTAAATGATTGCGGAAGTGGACGCCTTCTTCTGTAATTTTCCTAAGGTCGCTTAAGCTGAATACCTGAAAGCCTCCTGAATCAGTCAAAATCGCGCCATCCCAATTCATGAACTTATGGAGGCCACCAGCTTCCTTCACGATTTCATGGCCGGGACGGAGCCACAGGTGATACGTATTGCTTAAGATAATCCCAGCACCCATCTGCTCCAATTCTTCAGGACTCATCGTCTTGACG from Pseudalkalibacillus sp. SCS-8 includes the following:
- the tgt gene encoding tRNA guanosine(34) transglycosylase Tgt, whose protein sequence is MSAIRYEHIKTCKQSGARLGKVHTPHGTFETPVFMPVGTLATVKTMSPEELEQMGAGIILSNTYHLWLRPGHEIVKEAGGLHKFMNWDGAILTDSGGFQVFSLSDLRKITEEGVHFRNHLSGEKLFLTPEGAMEIQNALGSDIMMAFDECPPYPAEYSYMRQSVERTSRWAERCLKAHARPEDQGLFGIVQGGEYEELRKQSAQDLVSLDFPGYAVGGLSVGEPKDVMNRVLEFTTPWLPENKPRYLMGVGSPDSLIDGAIRGIDMFDCVLPTRIARNGTCMTSEGRLVVRNAKFTKDFRPLDENCDCYTCRNYSRAYIRHLVKSNETFGFRLTTYHNLYFLLKLMERVRQAIREDRLLDFREEFFEQYGFNKPNAKNF